A part of Oncorhynchus masou masou isolate Uvic2021 chromosome 21, UVic_Omas_1.1, whole genome shotgun sequence genomic DNA contains:
- the LOC135508006 gene encoding uncharacterized protein LOC135508006 isoform X1: MADNEDESDVSSTTTGADHGTIYQVQCVSGLPENETSTELENQNQVGDKCIEAQGLTDFLQSCTKEETFVAKDSQVVVGQTDGNEQQPEQNITSIVETSGIANGAEYSTVSADFVNALAPGTTIIYVQPDGSFVEGSGLTAEEQQQLVEQLAKQQLVTVTESEAVRLFEQNQVIKTLPTTSQTQYTIPSTALAPNELQQVLEQVIKSQQSMAQTPKESEQVVTTLDPTTGLFTTVAASEITVGSPHPLVTMQNASQQLKKVAKQVALQSHNGTRLVPKKQETIRIQVQMPSGKQEVKGPTQATISIPQQKNLALTSQGQQVKVSTNGSVSSSPQIIHITPMVGQQQYFLQQNPGDPPIQLLLQSSTPVVGSLVPIVHKLPIPVQTPVQQSGKAPVNGTAVKPATAAATTSVSVPASTVEKVKRVKARVKKAPNIKTRSGRVSRPPKYKVKDYKFIKTEDLAEGHQSDSDDYSEISVEEDEDGGDSKKGAASMSYSHKRKAFQCETCDKAYIGHGGLSRHYRLNPSHGELKSPPEGTPKTDSPGKRAGAGAEHKKPTEESNAYSVKNTSGPEKSDATEKTAAATSTTQQKVDTTAAQGVAASTRQAVGQVVVQARGPGRPRGRGRPPTKGLPTVAAHPAVRRGRRGRPPKLGGGVASVEQQAQRRKARLKEVTHECDNEELMETVLPRLAKVMTVWEFLLMKVEKGRQPKAQFSDVYREFEQLHSQVKKMARDYISNPQQGVHTALEVHNVDVAKSLGIVDEANRLKVLNPPTQQNVTNVATKNVRYMENSKMLPPTKRFKMENRVGVQIHQNGVETSKIESSEAKVENTASTSMKNNSPQTQVPTKSPADPQATQTAIIKPQVVSSNPETNVTPMELIQDHLSNSMTETVDSAGGEETMETGQDASGPEPTEVLSTSDMGPQATQTAIVKPQVVSSNPETNVTPMELIQDHLSNSMTETVDSAGGETMETGQDASGTEPTEVLSTTDIADQMKELEKALATDPVPVDQQPRSSSTQPHQPNCTLVQESGLTQAVSSGGQVVVQETQEGQEIYIQTEGLTMHLAEGQEGDMASERIVIVNGPDGTTMHIRAPEGVPLEAVHALLGIEAEGKTQQ, encoded by the exons ATGGCGGACAACGAGGATGAGAGCGATGTGTCAAGTACAACAACAGGGGCAGATCATGGTACAATATAtcaagttcaatgtgtttctggATTGCCAGAAAATGAAACCTCTACAGAATTGGAAAACCAGAACCAAGTCGGCGATAAATGTATTGAAGCGCAGGGCTTGACAGATTTCCTGCAAAGCTGCACAAAAGAGGAGACATTCGTTGCAAAGGACTCCCAAGTGGTTGTCGGCCAAACTGATGGAAATGAACAACAACCTGAACAAAACATAACGTCTATTGTTGAGACTTCAGGTATTGCAAATGGTGCAGAGTATTCTACAGTCAGTGCTGACTTTGTAAACGCTCTCGCACCTGGAACCACCATTATTTATGTGCAACCAGACGGTAGTTTTGTTGAGGGATCAGGTCTGACTGCAGAGGAGCAGCAACAGCTAGTGGAGCAGTTGGCCAAACAGCAGCTTGTCACAGTGACAGAGAGTGAGGCTGTTCGCCTGTTTGAACAAAATCAAGTAATCAAAacactccctactacatcacagacACAGTATACGATTCCAAGTACAGCACTGGCTCCCAATGAGCTGCAACAAGTGCTAGAGCAAGTGATCAAATCTCAGCAATCCATGGCCCAGACACCCAAGGAATCGGAGCAGGTTGTGACCACTCTGGACCCCACAACTGGCTTGTTCACGACTGTTGCAGCTTCAGAGATTACAGTAGGAAGCCCACATCCACTGGTCACTATGCAGAATGCATCACAGCAGCTGAAGAAGGTCGCGAAACAAGTGGCACTTCAGTCCCACAATGGTACGCGCCTGGTCCCGAAAAAG CAGGAAACTATCAGAATCCAAGTCCAGATGCCCTCTGGAAAGCAGGAGGTGAAAGGACCTACGCAGGCTACCATTTCAATCCCCCAACAGAAGAACTTGGCTTTGACGAGTCAAGGCCAGCAGGTCAAAGTGTCTACAAatggcagtgtgagcagcagcccCCAGATCATCCACATCACACCCATGGTTGGACAGCAACAGTACTTCCTACAGCAGAACCCTGGAGACCCTCCCATTCAGCTGCTTCTGCAGAGTTCAACCCCCGTGGTTGGCAGCCTGGTTCCCATTGTGCACAAACTGCCCATACctgttcagaccccagtccagCAGTCTGGTAAGGCCCCGGTCAACGGCACAGCAGTTAAACCTGCCACCGCTGCTGCCACcacgtctgtctctgtcccagcctCCACAGTGGAAAAAGTTAAAAGGGTCAAAGCCAGAGTGAAGAAGGCACCGAATATCAAAACCCGTTCCGGGAGGGTGTCCAGACCGCCCAAGTACAAGGTGAAGGACTATAAGTTCATCAAGACAGAGGATTTGGCCGAGGGCCATCAGTCAGATTCTGATGATTACTCTGAGATCAGTGTGGAGGAAGATGAGGATGGTGGGGATAGTAAAAAGGGAGCAGCATCTATGAGTTACAGTCACAAGCGGAAGGCCTTTCAATGTGAAACGTGTGATAAAGCTTACATAGGCCACGGAGGTCTGTCTAGACACTACAGGCTGAATCCCTCTCACGGTGAACTGAAGTCCCCTCCTGAAGGGACCCCAAAAACGGACAGCCCTGGTAAGAGAGCAGGCGCTGGGGCTGAACATAAGAAGCCAACTGAAGAGAGTAATGCCTACAGTGTTAAAAATACATCAGGTCCTGAGAAAAGTGATGCCACAGAGAAAACGGCTGCTGCAacttcaaccactcaacaaaaa GTGGATACCACGGCAGCCCAAGGAGTAGCAGCTTCTACCAGACAGGCAGTGGGCCAGGTAGTGGTCCAGGCTCGGGGACCAGGGAGGCCCAGAGGACGGGGCAGACCACCTACCAAAGGCCTGCCGACAGTGGCAGCacacccagcagtgagacgggGGCGACGGGGCCGACCCCCAAAGCTAGGAGGGGGAGTAGCCAGTGTGGAGCAGCAGGCCCAGAGAAGGAAAGCACGGCTGAAAGAG GTGACACACGAGTGTGATAATGAAGAACTGATGGAGACTGTGCTCCCTCGCCTGGCTAAGGTCATGACTGTCTGGGAGTTCCTCTTGATGAAG GTGGAGAAGGGGCGGCAACCCAAAGCCCAGTTTTCGGATGTCTACCGGGAGTTTGAGCAGCTCCACAGCCAGGTGAAGAAGATGGCCCGGGACTATATCAGTAACCCTCAGCAGGGTGTCCACACGGCCTTGGAGGTCCACAATGTAGAT GTTGCCAAATCTCTTGGCATCGTCGATGAGGCGAACAGGTTGAAAGTCCTCAACCCTCCAACGCAGCAGAATGTCACCAACGTGGCAACCAAGAATGTCCGCTACATGGAG AATTCTAAAATGTTACCTCCAACGAAGAGATTTAAAATGGAAAACCGGGTTGGTGTTCAAATTCATCAGAACGGAGTTGAGACTTCCAAAATAG AATCCAGTGAGGCCAAAGTAGAGAACACCGCATCAACAAGCATGAAGAACAATTCACCACAAACTCAGGTGCCCACCAAGAGCCCCGCGGACCCTCAAGCCACTCAGACTGCTATCATCAAACCACAGGTTGTCTCATCTAACCCAGAGACAAATGTAACACCCATGGAACTGATCCAGGATCACTTATCCAACAGCATGACAGAGACTGTTGACTCagcgggaggagaggagaccatgGAGACAGGTCAGGATGCGTCTGGTCCGGAACCAACCGAGGTCCTGAGCACCAGTGACATGGGCCCTCAAGCCACTCAGACTGCTATCGTCAAACCACAGGTTGTCTCATCTAACCCAGAGACAAATGTAACACCCATGGAACTGATCCAGGATCACTTATCCAACAGCATGACAGAGACCGTTGACTCAGCGGGAGGAGAGACCATGGAGACAGGTCAGGATGCGTCTGGTACAGAACCaactgaggtcctgagcaccaCTGACATAGCAGATCAGATGAAAGAGTTAGAGAAGGCCTTGGCCACCGACCCAGTCCCAGTAGATCAGCAGCCCAGGAGTAGTAGCACTCAGCCGCATCAGCCCAACTGTACCCTGGTCCAGGAGAGTGGCCTGACCCAGGCTGTCTCCAGCGGAGGCCAGGTAGTGGTTCAGGAGACCCAGGAAGGCCAGGAGATCTACATCCAGACCGAGGGGCTCACCATGCACCTAGCAGAGGGCCAGGAGGGCGACATGGCCTCTGAGCGCATCGTCATCGTCAACGGGCCTGACGGCACCACCATGCACATCCGCGCCCCTGAAGGAGTCCCTCTGGAAGCAGTCCATGCCCTGCTTGGTATTGAGGCTGAGGGGAAAACACAGCAGTGA
- the LOC135508006 gene encoding uncharacterized protein LOC135508006 isoform X2 has protein sequence MADNEDESDVSSTTTGADHGTIYQVQCVSGLPENETSTELENQNQVGDKCIEAQGLTDFLQSCTKEETFVAKDSQVVVGQTDGNEQQPEQNITSIVETSGIANGAEYSTVSADFVNALAPGTTIIYVQPDGSFVEGSGLTAEEQQQLVEQLAKQQLVTVTESEAVRLFEQNQVIKTLPTTSQTQYTIPSTALAPNELQQVLEQVIKSQQSMAQTPKESEQVVTTLDPTTGLFTTVAASEITVGSPHPLVTMQNASQQLKKVAKQVALQSHNGTRLVPKKETIRIQVQMPSGKQEVKGPTQATISIPQQKNLALTSQGQQVKVSTNGSVSSSPQIIHITPMVGQQQYFLQQNPGDPPIQLLLQSSTPVVGSLVPIVHKLPIPVQTPVQQSGKAPVNGTAVKPATAAATTSVSVPASTVEKVKRVKARVKKAPNIKTRSGRVSRPPKYKVKDYKFIKTEDLAEGHQSDSDDYSEISVEEDEDGGDSKKGAASMSYSHKRKAFQCETCDKAYIGHGGLSRHYRLNPSHGELKSPPEGTPKTDSPGKRAGAGAEHKKPTEESNAYSVKNTSGPEKSDATEKTAAATSTTQQKVDTTAAQGVAASTRQAVGQVVVQARGPGRPRGRGRPPTKGLPTVAAHPAVRRGRRGRPPKLGGGVASVEQQAQRRKARLKEVTHECDNEELMETVLPRLAKVMTVWEFLLMKVEKGRQPKAQFSDVYREFEQLHSQVKKMARDYISNPQQGVHTALEVHNVDVAKSLGIVDEANRLKVLNPPTQQNVTNVATKNVRYMENSKMLPPTKRFKMENRVGVQIHQNGVETSKIESSEAKVENTASTSMKNNSPQTQVPTKSPADPQATQTAIIKPQVVSSNPETNVTPMELIQDHLSNSMTETVDSAGGEETMETGQDASGPEPTEVLSTSDMGPQATQTAIVKPQVVSSNPETNVTPMELIQDHLSNSMTETVDSAGGETMETGQDASGTEPTEVLSTTDIADQMKELEKALATDPVPVDQQPRSSSTQPHQPNCTLVQESGLTQAVSSGGQVVVQETQEGQEIYIQTEGLTMHLAEGQEGDMASERIVIVNGPDGTTMHIRAPEGVPLEAVHALLGIEAEGKTQQ, from the exons ATGGCGGACAACGAGGATGAGAGCGATGTGTCAAGTACAACAACAGGGGCAGATCATGGTACAATATAtcaagttcaatgtgtttctggATTGCCAGAAAATGAAACCTCTACAGAATTGGAAAACCAGAACCAAGTCGGCGATAAATGTATTGAAGCGCAGGGCTTGACAGATTTCCTGCAAAGCTGCACAAAAGAGGAGACATTCGTTGCAAAGGACTCCCAAGTGGTTGTCGGCCAAACTGATGGAAATGAACAACAACCTGAACAAAACATAACGTCTATTGTTGAGACTTCAGGTATTGCAAATGGTGCAGAGTATTCTACAGTCAGTGCTGACTTTGTAAACGCTCTCGCACCTGGAACCACCATTATTTATGTGCAACCAGACGGTAGTTTTGTTGAGGGATCAGGTCTGACTGCAGAGGAGCAGCAACAGCTAGTGGAGCAGTTGGCCAAACAGCAGCTTGTCACAGTGACAGAGAGTGAGGCTGTTCGCCTGTTTGAACAAAATCAAGTAATCAAAacactccctactacatcacagacACAGTATACGATTCCAAGTACAGCACTGGCTCCCAATGAGCTGCAACAAGTGCTAGAGCAAGTGATCAAATCTCAGCAATCCATGGCCCAGACACCCAAGGAATCGGAGCAGGTTGTGACCACTCTGGACCCCACAACTGGCTTGTTCACGACTGTTGCAGCTTCAGAGATTACAGTAGGAAGCCCACATCCACTGGTCACTATGCAGAATGCATCACAGCAGCTGAAGAAGGTCGCGAAACAAGTGGCACTTCAGTCCCACAATGGTACGCGCCTGGTCCCGAAAAAG GAAACTATCAGAATCCAAGTCCAGATGCCCTCTGGAAAGCAGGAGGTGAAAGGACCTACGCAGGCTACCATTTCAATCCCCCAACAGAAGAACTTGGCTTTGACGAGTCAAGGCCAGCAGGTCAAAGTGTCTACAAatggcagtgtgagcagcagcccCCAGATCATCCACATCACACCCATGGTTGGACAGCAACAGTACTTCCTACAGCAGAACCCTGGAGACCCTCCCATTCAGCTGCTTCTGCAGAGTTCAACCCCCGTGGTTGGCAGCCTGGTTCCCATTGTGCACAAACTGCCCATACctgttcagaccccagtccagCAGTCTGGTAAGGCCCCGGTCAACGGCACAGCAGTTAAACCTGCCACCGCTGCTGCCACcacgtctgtctctgtcccagcctCCACAGTGGAAAAAGTTAAAAGGGTCAAAGCCAGAGTGAAGAAGGCACCGAATATCAAAACCCGTTCCGGGAGGGTGTCCAGACCGCCCAAGTACAAGGTGAAGGACTATAAGTTCATCAAGACAGAGGATTTGGCCGAGGGCCATCAGTCAGATTCTGATGATTACTCTGAGATCAGTGTGGAGGAAGATGAGGATGGTGGGGATAGTAAAAAGGGAGCAGCATCTATGAGTTACAGTCACAAGCGGAAGGCCTTTCAATGTGAAACGTGTGATAAAGCTTACATAGGCCACGGAGGTCTGTCTAGACACTACAGGCTGAATCCCTCTCACGGTGAACTGAAGTCCCCTCCTGAAGGGACCCCAAAAACGGACAGCCCTGGTAAGAGAGCAGGCGCTGGGGCTGAACATAAGAAGCCAACTGAAGAGAGTAATGCCTACAGTGTTAAAAATACATCAGGTCCTGAGAAAAGTGATGCCACAGAGAAAACGGCTGCTGCAacttcaaccactcaacaaaaa GTGGATACCACGGCAGCCCAAGGAGTAGCAGCTTCTACCAGACAGGCAGTGGGCCAGGTAGTGGTCCAGGCTCGGGGACCAGGGAGGCCCAGAGGACGGGGCAGACCACCTACCAAAGGCCTGCCGACAGTGGCAGCacacccagcagtgagacgggGGCGACGGGGCCGACCCCCAAAGCTAGGAGGGGGAGTAGCCAGTGTGGAGCAGCAGGCCCAGAGAAGGAAAGCACGGCTGAAAGAG GTGACACACGAGTGTGATAATGAAGAACTGATGGAGACTGTGCTCCCTCGCCTGGCTAAGGTCATGACTGTCTGGGAGTTCCTCTTGATGAAG GTGGAGAAGGGGCGGCAACCCAAAGCCCAGTTTTCGGATGTCTACCGGGAGTTTGAGCAGCTCCACAGCCAGGTGAAGAAGATGGCCCGGGACTATATCAGTAACCCTCAGCAGGGTGTCCACACGGCCTTGGAGGTCCACAATGTAGAT GTTGCCAAATCTCTTGGCATCGTCGATGAGGCGAACAGGTTGAAAGTCCTCAACCCTCCAACGCAGCAGAATGTCACCAACGTGGCAACCAAGAATGTCCGCTACATGGAG AATTCTAAAATGTTACCTCCAACGAAGAGATTTAAAATGGAAAACCGGGTTGGTGTTCAAATTCATCAGAACGGAGTTGAGACTTCCAAAATAG AATCCAGTGAGGCCAAAGTAGAGAACACCGCATCAACAAGCATGAAGAACAATTCACCACAAACTCAGGTGCCCACCAAGAGCCCCGCGGACCCTCAAGCCACTCAGACTGCTATCATCAAACCACAGGTTGTCTCATCTAACCCAGAGACAAATGTAACACCCATGGAACTGATCCAGGATCACTTATCCAACAGCATGACAGAGACTGTTGACTCagcgggaggagaggagaccatgGAGACAGGTCAGGATGCGTCTGGTCCGGAACCAACCGAGGTCCTGAGCACCAGTGACATGGGCCCTCAAGCCACTCAGACTGCTATCGTCAAACCACAGGTTGTCTCATCTAACCCAGAGACAAATGTAACACCCATGGAACTGATCCAGGATCACTTATCCAACAGCATGACAGAGACCGTTGACTCAGCGGGAGGAGAGACCATGGAGACAGGTCAGGATGCGTCTGGTACAGAACCaactgaggtcctgagcaccaCTGACATAGCAGATCAGATGAAAGAGTTAGAGAAGGCCTTGGCCACCGACCCAGTCCCAGTAGATCAGCAGCCCAGGAGTAGTAGCACTCAGCCGCATCAGCCCAACTGTACCCTGGTCCAGGAGAGTGGCCTGACCCAGGCTGTCTCCAGCGGAGGCCAGGTAGTGGTTCAGGAGACCCAGGAAGGCCAGGAGATCTACATCCAGACCGAGGGGCTCACCATGCACCTAGCAGAGGGCCAGGAGGGCGACATGGCCTCTGAGCGCATCGTCATCGTCAACGGGCCTGACGGCACCACCATGCACATCCGCGCCCCTGAAGGAGTCCCTCTGGAAGCAGTCCATGCCCTGCTTGGTATTGAGGCTGAGGGGAAAACACAGCAGTGA